A single window of Triplophysa rosa linkage group LG2, Trosa_1v2, whole genome shotgun sequence DNA harbors:
- the LOC130571080 gene encoding uncharacterized protein LOC130571080 isoform X1, with protein sequence MGQKFRKSVQPESVDDRSGVNQRASAPSTANRPPSCESDQEDGLSRTRQRSKTWSAVLWILQFRTMFTIFFFISVIWNWLHLYMLELAEHQNDLVQMESLQAKCTGVKLLDWLESLSEWYRRTWTLQEDPCKKYHEVMMVDPILRVPPIKAIEFTIISTITDPLKQIGQGFSEFIRALLDGIPVTLQIPVLLIISAQVVWVCSCAVDPILHAILLWLGGRLYLPPPAVEPRLYLPPPAVEPRLYLPPPAVEPRLYLPPPAVEPRLYLPPPAVEPRLYLPPPAVEPRLYLPPPAVEPRLYLPPPAVEPRLYLPPPAVEPRLYLPPPAVESRHDVRPQRRCWLMRLHMRSKDSICRPLPDCYMFLVKLPYWKVENNSISSVACARTS encoded by the exons ATGGGTCAGAAATTCCGCAAATCCGTTCAACCCGAAAGCGTGGACGATCGGAGCGGTGTCAATCAACGTGCATCTGCACCATCGACCGCAAATCGACCTCCGAGCTGCGAAAGCGACCAAGAGGATGGTTTGTCACGGACAAGGCAAAGATCAAAAACATGGTCTGCCGTGTTGTGGATCCTCCAGTTCAGAACAATGTTTACCATCTTCTTTTTTATTAGTGTCATCTGGAACTGGTTGCATCTTTATATG CTCGAGCTTGCTGAGCACCAGAATGACCTTGTGCAGATGGAAAGCTTGCAAGCGAAATGTACTGGGGTGAAACTGCTAGACTGGCTGGAAAGTTTGTCAG AGTGGTATAGACGTACATGGACACTGCAAGAGGATCCATGCAAAAAGTATCATGAGGTCATGATGGTCGACCCTATTTTACGTGTACCTCCAATTAAG gCAATCGAATTCACCATAATCAGCACGATCACTGATCCACTCAAGCAAATTGGACAGGGCTTCAGTGAATTCATCAGAGCTTTGCTGGACGGGATCCCAGTCACTCTTCAGATTCCTGTGCTGCTTATAATTTCAGCACAAGTCGTCTGG GTGTGTTCATGTGCTGTTGACCCTATACTACATGCAATCTTGCTTTGGCTTGGTGGACGTCTTTACCTGCCGCCACCAGCTGTAGAGCCACGTCTTTACCTGCCGCCACCAGCTGTAGAGCCACGTCTTTACCTGCCGCCACCAGCTGTAGAGCCACGTCTTTACCTGCCGCCACCAGCTGTAGAGCCACGTCTTTACCTGCCGCCACCAGCTGTAGAGCCACGTCTTTACCTGCCGCCACCAGCTGTAGAGCCACGTCTTTACCTGCCGCCACCAGCTGTAGAGCCACGTCTTTACCTGCCGCCACCAGCTGTAGAGCCACGTCTTTACCTGCCGCCACCAGCTGTAGAGCCACGTCTTTACCTGCCGCCACCAGCTGTAGAGTCACGTCATGACGTCAGGCCTCAGCGTAGGT GCTGGTTGATGAGATTACATATGCGCTCAAAGGACTCAATTTGCAGACCGTTGCCTGACTGTTACATGTTTCTGGTCAAG TTGCCATATTGGAAAGTTGAAAATAACTCGATTTCGTCAGTAGCATGTGCAAGAACTAGCTGA
- the LOC130571080 gene encoding uncharacterized protein LOC130571080 isoform X2, translated as MGQKFRKSVQPESVDDRSGVNQRASAPSTANRPPSCESDQEDGLSRTRQRSKTWSAVLWILQFRTMFTIFFFISVIWNWLHLYMLELAEHQNDLVQMESLQAKCTGVKLLDWLESLSEWYRRTWTLQEDPCKKYHEVMMVDPILRVPPIKAIEFTIISTITDPLKQIGQGFSEFIRALLDGIPVTLQIPVLLIISAQVVWVCSCAVDPILHAILLWLGGRLYLPPPAVEPRLYLPPPAVEPRLYLPPPAVEPRLYLPPPAVEPRLYLPPPAVEPRLYLPPPAVEPRLYLPPPAVEPRLYLPPPAVEPRLYLPPPAVEPRLYLPPPAVESRHDVRPQRWLMRLHMRSKDSICRPLPDCYMFLVKLPYWKVENNSISSVACARTS; from the exons ATGGGTCAGAAATTCCGCAAATCCGTTCAACCCGAAAGCGTGGACGATCGGAGCGGTGTCAATCAACGTGCATCTGCACCATCGACCGCAAATCGACCTCCGAGCTGCGAAAGCGACCAAGAGGATGGTTTGTCACGGACAAGGCAAAGATCAAAAACATGGTCTGCCGTGTTGTGGATCCTCCAGTTCAGAACAATGTTTACCATCTTCTTTTTTATTAGTGTCATCTGGAACTGGTTGCATCTTTATATG CTCGAGCTTGCTGAGCACCAGAATGACCTTGTGCAGATGGAAAGCTTGCAAGCGAAATGTACTGGGGTGAAACTGCTAGACTGGCTGGAAAGTTTGTCAG AGTGGTATAGACGTACATGGACACTGCAAGAGGATCCATGCAAAAAGTATCATGAGGTCATGATGGTCGACCCTATTTTACGTGTACCTCCAATTAAG gCAATCGAATTCACCATAATCAGCACGATCACTGATCCACTCAAGCAAATTGGACAGGGCTTCAGTGAATTCATCAGAGCTTTGCTGGACGGGATCCCAGTCACTCTTCAGATTCCTGTGCTGCTTATAATTTCAGCACAAGTCGTCTGG GTGTGTTCATGTGCTGTTGACCCTATACTACATGCAATCTTGCTTTGGCTTGGTGGACGTCTTTACCTGCCGCCACCAGCTGTAGAGCCACGTCTTTACCTGCCGCCACCAGCTGTAGAGCCACGTCTTTACCTGCCGCCACCAGCTGTAGAGCCACGTCTTTACCTGCCGCCACCAGCTGTAGAGCCACGTCTTTACCTGCCGCCACCAGCTGTAGAGCCACGTCTTTACCTGCCGCCACCAGCTGTAGAGCCACGTCTTTACCTGCCGCCACCAGCTGTAGAGCCACGTCTTTACCTGCCGCCACCAGCTGTAGAGCCACGTCTTTACCTGCCGCCACCAGCTGTAGAGCCACGTCTTTACCTGCCGCCACCAGCTGTAGAGTCACGTCATGACGTCAGGCCTCAGC GCTGGTTGATGAGATTACATATGCGCTCAAAGGACTCAATTTGCAGACCGTTGCCTGACTGTTACATGTTTCTGGTCAAG TTGCCATATTGGAAAGTTGAAAATAACTCGATTTCGTCAGTAGCATGTGCAAGAACTAGCTGA
- the LOC130571080 gene encoding uncharacterized protein LOC130571080 isoform X3, producing MARDVIWKYSKSSECLTTKGLRFKEALTARDRETRNCLWPAVEKARKEAKMQTSAEQELSWMVKKLTLKSTETLELAEHQNDLVQMESLQAKCTGVKLLDWLESLSEWYRRTWTLQEDPCKKYHEVMMVDPILRVPPIKAIEFTIISTITDPLKQIGQGFSEFIRALLDGIPVTLQIPVLLIISAQVVWVCSCAVDPILHAILLWLGGRLYLPPPAVEPRLYLPPPAVEPRLYLPPPAVEPRLYLPPPAVEPRLYLPPPAVEPRLYLPPPAVEPRLYLPPPAVEPRLYLPPPAVEPRLYLPPPAVEPRLYLPPPAVESRHDVRPQRRCWLMRLHMRSKDSICRPLPDCYMFLVKLPYWKVENNSISSVACARTS from the exons ATGGCTAGAGATGTAATTTGGAAGTATTCAAAAAGTAGCGAGTGTCTGACCACCAAAGGACTGCGGTTTAAAGAGGCTTTGACGGCCCGCGATAGAGAAACACGGAACTGTCTTTGGCCGGCAGTAGAGAAAGCAAGAAAGGAAGCAAAAATGCAAACTTCAGCGGAGCAAGAGCTTTCGTGGATGGTAAAGAAACTCACCTTGAAGTCAACGGAAACG CTCGAGCTTGCTGAGCACCAGAATGACCTTGTGCAGATGGAAAGCTTGCAAGCGAAATGTACTGGGGTGAAACTGCTAGACTGGCTGGAAAGTTTGTCAG AGTGGTATAGACGTACATGGACACTGCAAGAGGATCCATGCAAAAAGTATCATGAGGTCATGATGGTCGACCCTATTTTACGTGTACCTCCAATTAAG gCAATCGAATTCACCATAATCAGCACGATCACTGATCCACTCAAGCAAATTGGACAGGGCTTCAGTGAATTCATCAGAGCTTTGCTGGACGGGATCCCAGTCACTCTTCAGATTCCTGTGCTGCTTATAATTTCAGCACAAGTCGTCTGG GTGTGTTCATGTGCTGTTGACCCTATACTACATGCAATCTTGCTTTGGCTTGGTGGACGTCTTTACCTGCCGCCACCAGCTGTAGAGCCACGTCTTTACCTGCCGCCACCAGCTGTAGAGCCACGTCTTTACCTGCCGCCACCAGCTGTAGAGCCACGTCTTTACCTGCCGCCACCAGCTGTAGAGCCACGTCTTTACCTGCCGCCACCAGCTGTAGAGCCACGTCTTTACCTGCCGCCACCAGCTGTAGAGCCACGTCTTTACCTGCCGCCACCAGCTGTAGAGCCACGTCTTTACCTGCCGCCACCAGCTGTAGAGCCACGTCTTTACCTGCCGCCACCAGCTGTAGAGCCACGTCTTTACCTGCCGCCACCAGCTGTAGAGTCACGTCATGACGTCAGGCCTCAGCGTAGGT GCTGGTTGATGAGATTACATATGCGCTCAAAGGACTCAATTTGCAGACCGTTGCCTGACTGTTACATGTTTCTGGTCAAG TTGCCATATTGGAAAGTTGAAAATAACTCGATTTCGTCAGTAGCATGTGCAAGAACTAGCTGA